The following proteins come from a genomic window of SAR324 cluster bacterium:
- the rpsG gene encoding 30S ribosomal protein S7, whose protein sequence is MSRRRSATKRVVLPDPKYKDFLVSKFVNNLMHDGKKSVAEKVLYQALDMISQKEQETGAIDIFHQAVENVKPNVEVKSRRVGGSTYQVPVEVRSQRSQALAIRWLIRYAISRSGKSMEEKLAGELLDAFNNRGASVKKKEDTHKMAEANKAFAHYRW, encoded by the coding sequence ATGTCCAGAAGAAGATCTGCTACAAAGCGCGTTGTTCTCCCCGATCCGAAGTACAAAGATTTTTTGGTCAGTAAGTTTGTCAACAATTTAATGCATGATGGAAAAAAGAGTGTTGCTGAAAAGGTACTCTACCAAGCTCTGGACATGATCTCCCAAAAGGAGCAGGAGACCGGAGCTATCGATATCTTCCATCAAGCAGTTGAGAACGTGAAGCCCAACGTAGAAGTCAAGTCTCGACGTGTTGGCGGCTCTACCTACCAAGTTCCAGTGGAAGTCCGCTCTCAGCGCAGCCAAGCCTTGGCGATTCGCTGGCTGATTCGCTATGCGATTTCCCGAAGTGGCAAGTCCATGGAAGAGAAACTTGCTGGAGAGTTGCTGGACGCATTCAACAACCGGGGAGCTTCCGTCAAGAAGAAGGAAGATACGCACAAAATGGCTGAAGCCAATAAGGCTTTCGCCCATTACCGTTGGTGA
- the fusA gene encoding elongation factor G, with translation MSKARRFRRNIGIIAHIDAGKTTTSERILFYTGRIHKIGEVNDGSATMDWMEQEQERGITITSAATSCGWKYEDEEYDYNIIDTPGHVDFTVEVERSLRVLDGAIALYCGVAGVQPQSETVWWQAGKYKIPRVAFVNKLDRIGSDYFRAVEDIRKKLKANSVALQYPIGSEDQFRGVVDLLDRKVLYFDEESLGAKVDVAEIPEELEEAVEQKRQELVEKVSELDDELLEAFLEEQEISTQRLRQVIRKATIEGRLLPVLCGSSFKNKGVQPLLDAVAAYLPSPDDVPAIVGKQPDSEREETRTTSDSSFCGLIFKIASDSFAGQMTFVRVYSGVLAPGDIVFNPRTRKTERIGTLVKLHSNKRAEIDRLEAGDIAAVIGLSVGVTGDTICEKRHPILLEGTEFPQPVIDIAVEPKTKADQPKLENAISSIEREDPSFHKKINPDTGQIIISGMGELHLEIVLDRLSREFKVGCNAGKPRVSYRESAAAAAQLRQGFEGTLAGKEQFAACTLQLERLPAGQGIEVLSKLSKSTPSGFAPAIEIGIRDAAQSGMLLGYPMVDLRFTILEAEWREDGSSELAFQLAARNGVRELVKEAGPTLLEPMMSVETILPEAFLGEVIADLNIRNGRIKFVEDQNEMKVVESEVFLSKMFGYSTDLRSATQGRALYTMTFSHYEEVSNETLQQVLSFGSA, from the coding sequence ATGTCCAAAGCCCGTCGATTTCGCCGGAATATTGGCATCATCGCACACATTGACGCGGGCAAGACAACTACCTCAGAGCGAATCCTCTTCTACACCGGTCGAATTCATAAGATTGGCGAAGTCAACGACGGCTCTGCCACGATGGATTGGATGGAACAGGAGCAGGAAAGAGGAATCACAATCACCTCGGCAGCGACAAGTTGTGGTTGGAAATATGAGGATGAGGAGTACGATTATAATATTATTGATACCCCAGGGCACGTTGATTTTACGGTAGAAGTCGAACGCTCACTGCGAGTACTTGATGGAGCGATCGCTCTCTATTGTGGGGTGGCAGGAGTCCAGCCCCAGTCTGAAACAGTCTGGTGGCAAGCAGGCAAGTACAAAATTCCTCGTGTGGCCTTCGTGAATAAACTGGATCGAATTGGTTCAGACTATTTCCGGGCGGTCGAGGATATACGCAAAAAACTTAAGGCTAATTCAGTAGCTTTACAATATCCCATTGGTAGTGAAGATCAGTTTCGTGGAGTCGTAGATCTGCTTGATCGGAAGGTTCTCTACTTTGATGAGGAGAGTCTCGGTGCAAAAGTTGATGTAGCAGAAATTCCAGAAGAATTGGAAGAAGCTGTTGAGCAAAAGCGACAGGAACTGGTCGAAAAAGTTTCGGAACTAGATGATGAGTTGCTGGAAGCTTTCCTGGAAGAGCAGGAAATCAGCACTCAGCGCCTGCGTCAGGTGATTCGAAAGGCAACAATCGAAGGTCGGTTACTGCCTGTCTTATGTGGAAGTTCATTTAAGAACAAGGGGGTGCAGCCCCTGCTGGACGCCGTAGCTGCCTACCTTCCCTCCCCTGATGATGTGCCGGCAATTGTTGGGAAACAACCGGATAGCGAACGAGAAGAAACCCGTACTACGAGTGACTCCTCCTTCTGTGGCCTAATCTTCAAAATCGCCAGTGACTCATTTGCTGGTCAGATGACCTTCGTCAGAGTCTATTCGGGGGTTCTAGCTCCTGGAGACATTGTCTTCAACCCTCGGACTCGAAAAACGGAGCGTATCGGTACCCTGGTCAAGCTTCATTCCAACAAGCGGGCAGAGATTGATCGTTTGGAGGCTGGGGACATTGCCGCAGTCATTGGTCTGTCTGTGGGAGTCACCGGGGATACCATCTGCGAGAAGCGTCATCCGATCTTGCTGGAAGGTACAGAGTTCCCGCAGCCAGTGATCGACATTGCGGTCGAACCGAAAACGAAAGCAGACCAGCCGAAGCTTGAAAACGCAATTTCCAGTATTGAGCGTGAAGATCCTTCTTTCCACAAGAAGATAAACCCGGATACAGGACAGATCATTATCTCTGGAATGGGAGAATTGCATCTGGAAATTGTGCTGGATCGGCTTTCCCGAGAATTCAAGGTTGGTTGCAACGCTGGTAAACCAAGGGTCTCCTACCGCGAAAGCGCAGCAGCAGCAGCGCAACTAAGACAAGGATTCGAAGGCACGTTGGCAGGCAAAGAACAGTTTGCCGCCTGTACATTGCAACTGGAGCGTTTGCCGGCAGGTCAAGGGATTGAGGTACTTAGTAAATTATCAAAGAGTACTCCATCTGGATTTGCCCCAGCAATTGAGATTGGTATTCGGGATGCGGCGCAGAGTGGGATGTTGCTGGGTTATCCGATGGTGGATCTACGATTCACAATCTTGGAAGCGGAATGGCGAGAAGACGGAAGCTCGGAGTTGGCATTCCAACTTGCTGCGAGAAACGGGGTGAGGGAATTGGTCAAAGAGGCTGGTCCAACCCTACTGGAGCCGATGATGAGTGTGGAGACAATCCTACCAGAAGCTTTCTTGGGAGAAGTGATTGCAGATCTCAACATTCGCAACGGACGTATTAAATTTGTAGAGGATCAAAACGAGATGAAGGTTGTTGAATCGGAAGTTTTCCTCTCCAAGATGTTCGGTTATTCGACTGATTTACGCTCTGCTACGCAAGGGCGTGCCTTGTACACCATGACGTTTTCTCACTACGAGGAAGTATCAAATGAGACCCTTCAGCAGGTTTTATCGTTTGGTAGTGCATAA